The nucleotide sequence CGCATCGAATAATTGCCGCCGCCGAACACCATCACGCCGCCGACACCCTCGATGCGCAGCAGCCGGTCGCGCAGGTTCGTGTTCGCGAAGTTGCCGATATAGTCGATGTCGAGGTCGGGATTCGTCGAGGTGAGGGCGACGATCATCAGGAAGCCTTCGGACTGCTTCGCGACGGTCACGCCTATTCGGCGCACTTCCTCGGGCAGACGCGGCTCGACCAGCGCCACCCGGTTTTGGACCAGCACCTGGGCTTCATCGAGGTCGGTGCCCGGCTTGAACGTGACCGTGATCGCCGCCTGCCCGGCCGACGTCGAGGATGACGTCATGTAGAGCATGTTCTCGACGCCGTTGATCTCCTGCTCCAGCGGCGCGGCGACGGTTTCGGCCATCGTCTCGGCGGTGGCGCCGGGATAGAAGGCCTGGACGCTGATCGTCGGCGGCGCGATCTCCGGATATTGGGAGAGCGGCAGCTGCGGATAGGCGAAGGCGCCGATCAGGGTGATGAACACCGCGATCACCGACGCGAAGATCGGCCGCTCGATGAAGAAGGAGGATATGTTCATGTCGGGCTATCCTCAACGCGCCGCCGCGGCCGGCGTCGCGACGGACGCCGGGGGTGCGTTGGCGGGCTCGATGGCCTTGCCTTCCTGGAGGGTGGGCGGCTTGATCTGGCCGGCCTTCGCGGTGACCGTCTGGCCCGGCATCGCGCGCTGGATGCCGCCGATGATGACTCGGTCGCTCTGCTCGATCCCGCTGCGGATGACGCGCAGGTCGCCCAGCATCGGTCCGAGTACGACCGGCTTCGGCACGACCTTGCCTTCCTTGTCGACGACATAGAGCAGCTTGCGGGCGGCGTCGGTGACGATCGCCGTGTCCGGCACCAGCATCGCCCGATAGGGCTGGGTGCCGGCGAGACGCAGATGGCCGAACATGCCCGGCTTCAGGAATCCGTCCGGGTTCTGCACGACCGCGCGGGCGCGCACCGTGCCGGAGGCGGAGCCGATGGTCGTGTCGACGAAATCGAGCGTGCCGGCATGGGCGTATGTGCTCTCGTCCTGGAGGCGGATGCGCACCGGCGTGCCGCGCGAGGCGCCCGAATTCTGCCTCTGATATTTGAGCAGCAGCGCTTCGGAACCCTCGAAGGCGAAGTGGATGGGATTGGTCGAGACGATGGTGGTGAGCACCGTCTGGTCGGCCGTCACGCTGTTGCCGACATCGACCAGCCGCTCCGACACCCGGCCGGAGATCGGCGCCGCCACGCTCGTGAAGCCGACGGTGAGCTGGTTGGCGCGGACGGCGGCCCGGGCGGCGTTGACGTCGGCGAGGCCGGTGCGGACGGCGGCCTCGCGCGCCTCCACTTCCTCCTCGCTCGCGGCGCGGGAAGCCGCCAGCGTCTTCGATCGCTCCAGCTCGGTGCGGGCGTTGGCGAGCGATGCCTCGGCCCGGGCGAGCTGCGCCCGCGCCTGATCGAGCTGCGCCTGCGCCGGGCGGGCGTCGACCGTGAACAGGGTCTGCCCCGCCCGGACATAGTCACCGTCGCGGAAATGTACGCGCTGGAGATAGCCGGTGACGCGCGGCTTCACCTCGACGCGCTGAATCGCCTCGAAGCGGCCGACATAATCGTCCCAGTCGACAACTTCCTGGACCAGCGGCGCGGCAACGGTGACCGGCGGCGCGGGCGGCGGCTGCTGCGACTCGCCCGACGAACAGGCGGAGAGGAGCAGCACGAGACCGGCGGCCGCCGCAGCGAAGCTTTTGAAATACATATTAATAATATCCTGTAACGCTGCCTGGGCGGATCGACGTCCGCTCGATCTGGCCGCCCTGGGTCGATGGCGGACGACGCACCTATGAACCTGTTCATCTCATGTCAACGACTGTCGACATAAAAGTCATCACGCGTTGACCTTGCTACAAGCTATGGTATTGAAAGCCATGAAATGTTCCGACCTCGGGCCGGGGCGCACCCGCAACGCCGCCGCCACCCGCCAAGCCATCCTCATCGCCGCCACCCGACGCTTCCTCCAGGACAGCTATGAGTGCGTCGGCCTTCGCGACATCGCCCGCGACGCCGGCGTCGATGTCGCGCTGGTCAGCCGCTATTTCGGTAGCAAGGAGGAGCTTTTTCAGGAGGTGCTGCGCGGCGATCGCGAAGGCAAGCTGCCGCTCGACGGGGATTCGACCGACCTGCCCGCGCGCCTCGCCGATCTCATGCTCGACAATGGCTGTGAAACCGACCGCAACGATGTCGAGCGCTTGCTGATCATCCTGCGCTCAGCCTCGTCTCCCAAGGCCGCCGAGATCGTGCGGGAATCGCTGCGCCATGACGTCCTAGAGCCCTTCGCGGATCTGATCGGAGGCCGCAACGCTCCGGTGCGGGCGAGCTTCGCCATGGCCATATTCATGGGGACGACGATCCTGCGCACCGTCATGCAGGTCGGTCCCCTCTGCGACGAGGACCGGGGCATCGTCCGCCGCAAGCTCGAACAGCTGTTCGAGGCCGCCTTGTCGGAGCAGCCTTAGACGGTGAGTTTCAAGAGGAAGTGGAGGCCCGAGCCGGAATCGAACCGGCGTGCAAGGATTTGCAGTCCTCTGCGTAACCACTCCGCCATCGGGCCGGAGCGGCGGAAATGGTAGGGTTTTGGGGTGGTGTCAATGTCGAGTTCGCAGTTTTTTGGACCGAGTTCGCACTGACTTGATTTGTTCTCACCCAAGATCGAGCTGGCTATGCGTGCTCCGCCTTCTCCATCGCCGCCTTCGACCGCAGGCGCTGCGAGGCATATTTTAGCGCCATTTTGAACGTCTCATGACCGAGGACAGATTCGATCTCTGCGACGGTGCAGCCGGCTTCCTCAAGCATCGATCCAGCAGCATAACGAAGGCCGTGAAGGGAGCGGTCGTTGGGCATCTCTTCGACCGCTCGGACAGCACGTCCTACGGCTGATGAGAGGCTGTTTGCATTATACGGGCGGCCTACAGCGCTCGTGCATATCATGATGCCGCGCTTGCCATCAGCATCAAGCTTGCGGCGCAGATCGTTGAGGTGATCCCTGAGGACGGGGTGACACGCGATTATAAGCGGATTTCCGGTTTTGGACTGCCTCACCCGAACAACATCGCCCTGAAACTGCTGCCAAGTCATTCGGGCTACGTCCGCGACGCGCTGTCCGGTATAGAGGGTTACCAGAATGACGGTCTTCATGAAGGCTGGCGTCTCTTTGAGCATCAGTGCAATTTCGGCCTCAGACCAGACGACATATTCCTTCTCGCCACCCTTGCGGCTCAACTTCTTGATCCCTGCGGCTGGGTTAAAGCCTTCTGCAACTAGGTCGTCCTCTTCCGCCCAGCTATAAAGGCGCGACATCATCTGTTTGATTTTATGAGCCTTACGTGGCGTGGCGGCGTAGTCATCCCGCACCGCCTTGATCATTTTCCGAGTGACGAATGCGAACGGTTGGTCGCCCATCTCGCGGTCTATTAGATCAAGCGTCTGAAGGTAGTCCTTCTGCGTAGCATCCGACAGCGATGCTAGTTCAACGCTCTTGCGATATTTCGCTGTAAGCCAAGCTAGAGACTGACGGTTTTCGGTCGGCTCCGCTTTGTTCACTTTCGCCATCAACTCGCTGTAGCGCTTATGAAATGCCTCTGAGCCAGGCTGCTCAGGGAGGGGCACGTCGCCGATTTTACTGTGGCGGAAGCGCCAATAGCGGCCCTTGGCGATATAGGTGTAGCGGAGGTTAGTTCGTGCCACGGCGACGCTCCAGGAACCGGCGTTCCACCTCAGCAGCTTCCGCTAATCGATCAGGCTCGGCAAGCGGTTGATTTCCCAAACGGTCAGCATATCGATCGAGGTCCGCGCGGTCCCACAGCACACACCTGCCGATGGTGTGAGCTGCGATATTGAGGCTTCGAAAGGTACTGGGGCTGACACCCAGATATGGGGCAGCCAATTCAATCCTCATAAGGCGCGGCCAGTCGGGCAGGATCGGTCGAACGGGAGCATCCCGTCGAGCCTCCTCTGACTGATTGACCGTCCCCAAGCTCATTAGCCGCTAACCTTCGCCTCTTCTGTAGGGGCGATTGCCTGAGCTGAGTGGAGGAGGAGATGCTTCGAGAGGACACCGTCGACCCGAAAATCGAGGCCTCTCAAGTCCGGATTGTTGAGAAAGGGAAGGATAGACCCGACGAAATGATCCTCGCGTCCATCTTCGTAAATTATGGTGGCGGCGGATGTCGTGCGGCAGACACGGACCTCTTTGACGGTTGCCAGGGTGTCGCGATGGCCGAGGAGATCTCTGATGGCGTGATGGAGAAACCAATCCGAGCCATCGGCATGCTTCTTGACCGACTTGAGCGACCGGATGCGGCTTGCCGTGGCGTCGGCAGCAGTAGGGATGCTGGATCCAGCGAGAACCAGGAGGATCCAAGCGGCTTCCGCCGGACCAATCGTGGGGGCGTTGGGGCCTCGCCCGCCCACAGGCAGCAGCTCCATGGAGCGAAGCTTCCGAGTGATCATGTCGAGGCTCGCCGCCGACGCGCCATATTGGGTGAGAAATTTTTCGAACTGTCGAACGTTCACCGTGAAACTTCCTTTCGTGAAAACCACAATAGAACCCAATTGGAGAAGTTACAAATGGAATTTTTGCAGCCTTTGTCCTTCGTGGGTGCGCCTACAGGTCTAGGGGGCGAGAACTAACCGGGTTGAAGAAGGTCAGCGTCTTCGGGAACTCAAGCTGCTGCCGCGAGAGAAAAGGCTCAGGGCACCCTCAAGCCAAGGTGGGTTCGACCGAGACCCCCGGCTGGGTTAGGCTCAATAAATGAACTCAGAGGGGAGGGGATATGTCTGCAGATTTAGGTTTGATATTGCGAGCTGCACATTTCGCAGCTCAGCGGCATAGCACGCAGCGCCGCAAGGATGCGGCCGCTTCTCCCTACATTAATCATCCGCTGGCGGTCGCTGCGATCCTGGCGGAGGAGGGAGGCATCACCGACAGCGTCACAATCGTCGCGGCCCTGCTACATGACGTGGTCGAAGACACCGTGACGACGCCGGATGAGGTCCACGAACACTTTGGTGGGGAGGTGGCGAGCGTCGTCGCTGAAGTCACAGACGACAAGAAATTGGAGCCGGCTGAGCGTAAGAGACTTCAGATCCAGAAAGCGTCCTCAAAGTCCGAACGAGCAAAGCTCGTGAAGATGGCCGACAAAATCGCCAATTTGCGAGATCTTGTGAGCTGCCCGCCCCCTGATTGGGATCATCAACGTCGGTGTGACTATTTCGAGTGGGCGCATCAGGTTGTGGAAGGCTTGCGAGGCGTTAGCAGGCCCTTAGAGGAGGCCTTTGATCGGGCTTATGAACTCAGGCCCGCTTAACGGTTGAAGACTCAAAATGGATGGCTCCGGCTTCCCGCGCCATTTCGCCATCGCTCGATGGTCTGATTTGCGCCCATTGCTGCCGGGCGAGCCGCTAGCGGGGGTGCCGACAATTGGAATTGCTGTCATGCGGGTTGATGTCAATCTCGATCGAAAATTGTGCGCTGATCGGTCAAGCTATTGGGTTCACACCGAGGATTGACACACGCAGTAGCGGGAGCATGGCCTGTCGCCAGCCTACAATCTCCAGGGGATTGCACTCAAGTCTGCTGGACCCACTGCTTCGCGCAAGAAGGGCACTTTATCCTCAGCTGCTTTCGGCGGGGCACCCGCATCCTCCGACTACAGCTCGGACAACTGAGCACAGCGGCAGCCGCTTCAGCCGTCCAGGTTGCAAGATCTCTTTCATCAACCAGCACGTTGCCTTCTTCATCTTCAACCTGAGCAAACAAGTGACCATTCTCAGCTTTTGCCCTCGCAGCTAGCACCGCTACATACAGATCATTGAAAGGGTGCCGGTCGATGTGGCCTTCTAAAGGACCATACATTGGCATTGCTGCAGCGTAGAATGTCATGACGGCTCCGCCTCCGACTGTGCTCTGCTCGATATGCCGGTCGAATCTTAAAGGCGGCTTTCCACTCTTCCTCCGCCACTCACCGAAGGGGGGCGCTTTGGCCCCCTCTTGCACGAAGGACGGACGGTCCGCTCGCGGCCAGACGGAGACGTTCGGCTGTGCTGGCATTGCAGACATCTGCTCAGCGGCCCTTCCTGGCGCGTCAGCATAGAACGTCTGACCTCGTGATAACTGCAGCTTCACCGCATCCATCGGGGCCGATAAGCTGACCTCACAGGAGGGTCCCAAATATGCGCCAATCGCTTCTTCTCGCCGCCAGCGCCTTCGCATTCGCTGTGCCTTCGTTTTCTGCCGTCTCGGCCCAGGCGCCGGCAGTCGTGGCGGAGGCGGAGGACGCGCGCTTGTATGCGTTCCTGGACAAGGAATTTGCCGAGCAGCTGCGACACAATCCTCAACTGGCGACGCGGCTTGGCATGAAGGAGGGACAGGATCGGCTCGACGACATCAGCGAGGCCGCTGAGCTCCGGGAGCTGGAATGGCGCCGCGCCAGCGTTTCGCGCATGAAGTCGCAATTCGACCGCGCCAAGCTCTCCCCAAGCGCGCAGGTCAACTACGACATCTGGGCGCTTGAGCTCGACCGTGCAGAGCTCCGCTACCGCTACCGCCAATATTCGCCGCCTTTCTACTCGTTCCTCTATTCGGCACATTCGCGGCTGCCCGATTTCATGATCAACACGCACGTCGTGCAGGATGCGGCCGACATGCGGGCCTATGCAGCCCGCCTTCGCGCCATCCCGGCAGTGCTGGACGAAGCCATCACCCAAAGCCGGGCCTCCGCTGCGATCGGCGTGCACGCACCGAAATTCCAGGTCGAGCGTGTGATCGACGGCAGCCGGGCCATCATCACCGGTGCACCGTTCGATGAAGGCGCCGCCTCGCCTCTGTGGGCCGATGCTGAAGCCAAGGTGGCCAAGCTTCAGTCGAGCGGCAAGGTCACCGACGAGCAGGCGCGGGCGCTTCTCGCCGACACGCGAACCGCCCTGCTCTCGATCAAGCCTGCCTATGAGCGGGTGATCGCCTGGGCCGAAAGCGCGTTGCCGCACGCGCCGAGCGGGCGCGTCGGCGCGGGGTCGCTGCCAGGAGGTGCTGACTGGTATGCCGCCGCGCTGAAGCTGAATACGACCACCGATCTCACCGCAGAACAGATCCATGAAATCGGCCTCGAGGAGGTCAAGCGGATCGAAGGAGAGCAGGACGCACTGGCCCGCCAGGCGGGTTCGAAGGATCGCCTAGCTTATTATGCCGAGCGCGAGCGTCGCAATCCGCCCCGGCCGTGGACGGACGAGCTTCGCGCCGAATATCTGCGCAACGCGAACGCCGCCATCGCGCGCAATCGTGAGCTGCTGCCGAAATATTTCGGTATCCTTCCGGCGCATCGCATGGAGGTGGTGCGCGAGCCATCGTTCAGCGAAGTCGCCGGCGGAGCCGCGCACGCCGCGCCGCCCACGCCCGATGGCGCCCGTCCGGGCCGCGTCTATGTTCACCTGCTCGGCACCACCGACGATCCGGCGCCGGATGCCACCATCGACCTGATGTGCCACGAGGGCGTGCCCGGCCACGTCATGCAGGGCGATATCCAGGTCGGGCAGACGAGCGGGCCGAAGTTTCGCCAGGCCACGCGTTACGTGGCGTTCGGCGAGGGCTGGGCCCTCTACGCCGAAGCCTTATGCAAGGAGATGGGCGCCTATCCCGACGTAGCCAGCGATTTCATGCGCCTCGAAGCCGAGTTGTTCCGTGCTGCGCGCCTGGTCGTCGACACCGGCATTCACGCCAAGGGCTGGAATGAGCAGCAAGCCATAGACTATATGGTGGCGTCCGGCCGCGCTTCTCCCGACCAGGCCCGCTCGGAGGTCCGCCGGTACATCACGTTGCCCGGGCAGGCCACCGGCTACAAGATCGGCATGCTCAAGATCATGGAGTTGCGCGGCAAGGCCGAACGCGAACTTGGTCCAAGGTTCGACATCAAGGGCTTCCACGATCTCCTGGTTGGCGCCGGCTCGCTCCCCCTTTCAATCCTCGAACGGCAGGTCGATGCCTGGATCGCAGCCCGGAGCTGAGCAAATGCGATCATGGGAGATCCAGTCGCCGCTGCAGGAGGTCCGGAGCATGGGAGCCACGGTCGCAAAGCTCACGGTGGTTCTGGCGTCCTCATTATTGCGCTAGCCGTCGGGATCGCTGCGGGTACTAGATCAGGATCACGCTTCTAAACTTCGCAGCAGGTCGCCTGACCTGGATCTTCGTCATCAATTGTGAGCACGCGGCCCCTTTGACGCTCGGGCCACTCAACGCGGGCGCCAGACGCCAGCACACGCGCAGACTGACCGGCTCCGGAGGGGTAGCGACTCAGACGCGATGTTCTGTATTTGTTCCTCATGTCCTCGCAGCACCCTGGTTTCCAATGAGCGCCAACCTCAGTCGCAGCAAGCGCGACGAAAAGCGACGCGCAGCCCGGCTGGCAGAGCTCAAGCCATTCCTCGTGCCCGGGTGGCAAATTAGCTCGGATAATCTCCGGGTTGTGGCGGTTGCGACGGTGCTTGGCTTCTACCAGCGGGGGCAGGAGATGCTCTTGAAGTGTGGCCGCCGCGATTGCCATCGCCGTGTGGAGATCGATTTCCGCGCGGCCGTTCAAGCGGGCAGGGGCGATCAACCGCCTCAGCACCTGATCCAGGCCTTGCGCTGCGGCCATTGGGACGGCTGCAAGCTTGAGGAAGTCAGCGCCATTTATCCCAAAGGCGTCCCACTGGTGGCTTACCTCAATGACAAGGACGTGCTCATTGCCATTGCGTGTGAGCAGTGCCCGGCGCGGGTCTTGTTGCCGCCGAGAGCCATCATCGAAAGGCTTAAACAGG is from Sphingosinicella humi and encodes:
- a CDS encoding tyrosine-type recombinase/integrase, which produces MARTNLRYTYIAKGRYWRFRHSKIGDVPLPEQPGSEAFHKRYSELMAKVNKAEPTENRQSLAWLTAKYRKSVELASLSDATQKDYLQTLDLIDREMGDQPFAFVTRKMIKAVRDDYAATPRKAHKIKQMMSRLYSWAEEDDLVAEGFNPAAGIKKLSRKGGEKEYVVWSEAEIALMLKETPAFMKTVILVTLYTGQRVADVARMTWQQFQGDVVRVRQSKTGNPLIIACHPVLRDHLNDLRRKLDADGKRGIMICTSAVGRPYNANSLSSAVGRAVRAVEEMPNDRSLHGLRYAAGSMLEEAGCTVAEIESVLGHETFKMALKYASQRLRSKAAMEKAEHA
- a CDS encoding efflux RND transporter periplasmic adaptor subunit, which produces MYFKSFAAAAAGLVLLLSACSSGESQQPPPAPPVTVAAPLVQEVVDWDDYVGRFEAIQRVEVKPRVTGYLQRVHFRDGDYVRAGQTLFTVDARPAQAQLDQARAQLARAEASLANARTELERSKTLAASRAASEEEVEAREAAVRTGLADVNAARAAVRANQLTVGFTSVAAPISGRVSERLVDVGNSVTADQTVLTTIVSTNPIHFAFEGSEALLLKYQRQNSGASRGTPVRIRLQDESTYAHAGTLDFVDTTIGSASGTVRARAVVQNPDGFLKPGMFGHLRLAGTQPYRAMLVPDTAIVTDAARKLLYVVDKEGKVVPKPVVLGPMLGDLRVIRSGIEQSDRVIIGGIQRAMPGQTVTAKAGQIKPPTLQEGKAIEPANAPPASVATPAAAAR
- a CDS encoding TetR/AcrR family transcriptional regulator, whose amino-acid sequence is MKCSDLGPGRTRNAAATRQAILIAATRRFLQDSYECVGLRDIARDAGVDVALVSRYFGSKEELFQEVLRGDREGKLPLDGDSTDLPARLADLMLDNGCETDRNDVERLLIILRSASSPKAAEIVRESLRHDVLEPFADLIGGRNAPVRASFAMAIFMGTTILRTVMQVGPLCDEDRGIVRRKLEQLFEAALSEQP
- a CDS encoding HD domain-containing protein; amino-acid sequence: MSADLGLILRAAHFAAQRHSTQRRKDAAASPYINHPLAVAAILAEEGGITDSVTIVAALLHDVVEDTVTTPDEVHEHFGGEVASVVAEVTDDKKLEPAERKRLQIQKASSKSERAKLVKMADKIANLRDLVSCPPPDWDHQRRCDYFEWAHQVVEGLRGVSRPLEEAFDRAYELRPA
- a CDS encoding DUF885 domain-containing protein, which codes for MRQSLLLAASAFAFAVPSFSAVSAQAPAVVAEAEDARLYAFLDKEFAEQLRHNPQLATRLGMKEGQDRLDDISEAAELRELEWRRASVSRMKSQFDRAKLSPSAQVNYDIWALELDRAELRYRYRQYSPPFYSFLYSAHSRLPDFMINTHVVQDAADMRAYAARLRAIPAVLDEAITQSRASAAIGVHAPKFQVERVIDGSRAIITGAPFDEGAASPLWADAEAKVAKLQSSGKVTDEQARALLADTRTALLSIKPAYERVIAWAESALPHAPSGRVGAGSLPGGADWYAAALKLNTTTDLTAEQIHEIGLEEVKRIEGEQDALARQAGSKDRLAYYAERERRNPPRPWTDELRAEYLRNANAAIARNRELLPKYFGILPAHRMEVVREPSFSEVAGGAAHAAPPTPDGARPGRVYVHLLGTTDDPAPDATIDLMCHEGVPGHVMQGDIQVGQTSGPKFRQATRYVAFGEGWALYAEALCKEMGAYPDVASDFMRLEAELFRAARLVVDTGIHAKGWNEQQAIDYMVASGRASPDQARSEVRRYITLPGQATGYKIGMLKIMELRGKAERELGPRFDIKGFHDLLVGAGSLPLSILERQVDAWIAARS